From Neobacillus sp. PS2-9, the proteins below share one genomic window:
- a CDS encoding formate--tetrahydrofolate ligase, translating to MTKVKSDIEIAQESKMKPIVEIAEKIGLVEDDLELYGKYKAKISNEALSKLKTKESGKIILVTSINPTPAGEGKSTVTVGLGDALNRIGKKAMIAMREPSLGPTMGIKGGATGGGYSQVLPMEDINLHFTGDLHAITTANNALAALIDNHLQQGNELQIDQRRIVWKRAVDLNDRALRKVIIGLGGPLQGVPREDGFDITVASEIMAVLCLATDLKDLKLRLSRMVVAYNYNKEPVTVGDLGVEGALTLLLKEAIKPNLVQTIEHTPALIHGGPFANIAHGCNSVIATTAATKLADYVITEGGFGADLGAEKFLHIKSRSAGIKPEAVVIVATIRALKMHGGVAKTELAKENVASLTLGFANLQKHIETIKSFGLPVVVAINKFITDTDLEVQTLLEWCERENVAVALTEVWEKGGAGGIELANKLLSVIEKEENKFQPLYELSDSLEQKVRTIVQKVYGGKDVEFSPKAKKQLIDFEKFGWSNLAICMAKSQYSLSDDPAKLGRPTDFIVTVREFKPSIGAGFIVALTGEVMTMPGLPKKPAALNMDVDENGNAVGLF from the coding sequence ATGACGAAAGTAAAGTCAGACATTGAAATTGCGCAAGAATCAAAGATGAAGCCGATTGTTGAAATCGCTGAAAAAATTGGTTTAGTAGAAGATGATCTTGAACTATACGGAAAATATAAAGCAAAAATCTCCAATGAAGCTCTATCCAAACTGAAAACGAAAGAAAGTGGGAAGATTATTCTTGTCACTTCAATTAATCCAACTCCTGCCGGTGAAGGAAAATCGACAGTCACTGTGGGATTAGGGGATGCCCTCAATCGTATTGGAAAAAAAGCTATGATTGCGATGCGAGAACCATCTTTAGGACCGACTATGGGTATAAAAGGCGGAGCAACGGGTGGAGGATATTCTCAAGTTCTTCCAATGGAGGATATTAACCTGCATTTTACTGGAGATTTACATGCAATTACGACTGCAAACAATGCCCTCGCAGCATTAATAGATAATCATCTCCAACAGGGAAATGAATTACAGATTGACCAGCGTCGAATTGTTTGGAAACGGGCCGTTGATTTAAATGACCGTGCCTTACGAAAGGTCATCATTGGCCTAGGAGGCCCACTTCAAGGTGTCCCACGTGAAGACGGCTTTGATATTACGGTAGCCTCTGAAATTATGGCAGTATTATGCTTAGCAACCGATTTAAAAGATTTAAAGTTACGATTATCTCGTATGGTCGTTGCTTATAATTATAATAAAGAACCTGTTACAGTTGGGGACCTGGGAGTTGAAGGTGCATTAACCTTGTTGTTAAAAGAGGCTATTAAGCCTAATTTAGTTCAAACAATTGAACATACTCCTGCACTTATCCACGGCGGACCTTTTGCTAATATTGCCCACGGATGCAATAGTGTAATTGCCACAACTGCAGCAACCAAATTAGCCGACTACGTCATTACTGAAGGCGGCTTTGGAGCTGATCTAGGTGCAGAGAAATTTCTACATATAAAATCAAGAAGTGCGGGAATTAAACCAGAAGCTGTAGTTATTGTTGCGACCATTCGCGCGCTTAAAATGCATGGAGGTGTAGCAAAAACTGAGTTAGCCAAGGAAAATGTTGCTTCCTTAACGCTTGGTTTTGCTAACCTGCAAAAGCATATCGAAACCATAAAAAGCTTTGGGTTACCAGTTGTTGTTGCCATTAATAAATTTATCACCGATACAGATTTAGAGGTACAAACATTATTAGAATGGTGTGAACGAGAAAACGTGGCCGTTGCTTTAACAGAAGTGTGGGAAAAAGGTGGAGCAGGTGGTATAGAGCTTGCTAATAAGCTATTATCGGTCATCGAAAAAGAAGAGAACAAATTCCAGCCGTTATATGAATTGTCTGATTCACTTGAGCAAAAAGTAAGAACCATTGTGCAAAAGGTGTACGGTGGAAAAGATGTTGAATTCTCACCAAAAGCGAAAAAGCAATTAATTGATTTTGAAAAGTTCGGTTGGTCCAATTTGGCAATCTGTATGGCAAAGTCACAATATTCCTTATCTGATGACCCTGCAAAGCTTGGAAGACCCACAGACTTTATCGTCACGGTAAGAGAATTTAAACCATCCATTGGGGCTGGCTTTATTGTTGCGTTGACAGGAGAAGTAATGACCATGCCTGGACTACCTAAAAAACCAGCTGCATTAAATATGGATGTTGATGAAAACGGAAATGCAGTAGGTCTTTTCTAA
- a CDS encoding DegV family protein: MVKTAWVTDSTAFLDEELKNHPDLYTVPLTILLDGEEFSDGIDLSPAELFERLKHLNTPPKTSQPSIGAFQELYERLAKEYDQIVTVLLSGKLSGTVSSSEQAAKLVDIPVTTFDSKILTYPMTAILKKGMELLNSGSNLESVLDHMGKIRDTNETYVLVGSLEQLHRGGRMNGVQFFLGSLLNVKPIISIEDGVLNVKEKVRSEKKAKEKILDYLKSSYEKYQFKEVYILYGLHEDQANSWKIDLEQQFPALTVICCPLGAVIGVHAGENTLGISWHNALK, translated from the coding sequence TTGGTCAAAACGGCATGGGTTACGGATAGTACCGCTTTTTTAGACGAGGAATTAAAAAATCATCCAGATTTATATACAGTACCATTAACCATTTTGCTAGATGGGGAGGAATTCTCAGATGGAATTGACTTATCTCCCGCAGAACTATTTGAAAGATTAAAGCATTTGAATACTCCACCTAAAACATCACAGCCTTCTATTGGTGCGTTTCAGGAACTATATGAACGGCTTGCAAAGGAATACGACCAGATCGTAACCGTCCTTCTTTCGGGTAAACTTAGTGGCACAGTGTCCTCTAGTGAGCAAGCGGCAAAACTTGTAGATATCCCTGTCACTACTTTTGATTCGAAAATACTCACCTATCCCATGACGGCCATACTGAAAAAAGGAATGGAACTACTTAATAGTGGTAGCAATCTAGAATCCGTTCTTGATCACATGGGGAAAATTAGGGATACAAATGAGACCTATGTCCTGGTAGGGAGCTTAGAGCAACTTCATCGTGGCGGTAGAATGAATGGGGTACAATTTTTCTTGGGCAGCTTGCTAAACGTGAAGCCGATTATATCGATCGAAGACGGGGTGCTTAATGTAAAGGAAAAAGTTCGCAGTGAGAAAAAGGCAAAGGAAAAAATCCTAGATTATTTAAAATCCTCCTATGAGAAGTATCAGTTTAAGGAAGTTTATATTTTGTACGGGTTACATGAAGACCAGGCAAATAGCTGGAAAATTGATTTAGAACAACAGTTTCCAGCATTAACAGTAATTTGCTGTCCATTAGGTGCTGTCATTGGCGTACACGCAGGAGAAAACACGCTTGGAATTAGCTGGCACAATGCATTGAAATAA
- a CDS encoding HD domain-containing protein, which produces MVKNQIIEKTEAFVRNGLGEDVTGHDWYHVDRVRKNALHICKEEKQGDPFIIEMAALLHDIPDEKLNESLEKGRAKLVSFLQSITLSSEEHSHILQIIHSISYKGGSKTDLESVEAKIVQDADRLDAIGAIGIARAFAYGGKKGQQIYDPNIQVREKMSLEEYRKGKSTSIHHFYEKLLKLKDLLNTDAAKSMAESRHHIMGLFLEQFFQEWEGQV; this is translated from the coding sequence ATAGTGAAAAATCAAATCATTGAGAAGACAGAGGCGTTTGTTCGAAATGGACTAGGTGAAGATGTGACTGGGCATGATTGGTATCATGTTGACCGTGTTCGAAAGAATGCTTTACATATATGCAAGGAAGAAAAGCAAGGAGATCCATTTATTATTGAAATGGCCGCACTGCTACATGATATCCCGGATGAAAAACTAAATGAAAGTCTCGAAAAAGGGAGAGCCAAACTGGTTTCTTTTCTTCAATCAATTACACTTTCTAGTGAAGAACATTCGCATATCCTCCAAATAATCCATTCTATTTCATATAAAGGCGGCAGTAAAACAGATCTTGAGTCTGTTGAAGCTAAAATAGTCCAGGATGCTGACCGTTTAGATGCTATTGGAGCAATCGGAATTGCAAGGGCGTTTGCATATGGCGGTAAAAAAGGACAGCAAATATACGACCCGAACATTCAAGTAAGGGAAAAAATGAGCCTGGAAGAATATCGAAAAGGGAAATCAACTAGCATCCATCATTTTTACGAGAAGCTGCTAAAATTAAAAGATTTATTAAATACGGATGCAGCAAAAAGCATGGCTGAGAGTCGTCACCACATAATGGGTCTATTTTTAGAACAATTTTTCCAAGAATGGGAGGGACAAGTATGA
- a CDS encoding ABC-F family ATP-binding cassette domain-containing protein translates to MKMLTVENVSKTYGEKQLFNNISFTISEKERVGLIGINGTGKSSLLSIIAGLDQADEGKIIAGKDYSISFLNQQPDLDASKTVLEQVFHGEAPILKLMREYEKTLLLLDTAPNDTSIQEELFQLHKQMDALNAWDASTNAKSILMKLGIEDFTKKIGELSGGQKKRVSLAQVLIEEPDLLILDEPTNHLDFDSVKWLEDYLRRYSGSILLVTHDRYFLDRVANRMFELDGGNLYSYKGNYAAFLEAKAIREENEAATFEKRKNLFRRELEWMRRGAKARTTKQKARIQRFEDLDDKLSSGKSTGEKLDISLHGSRLGKQVFELKNASKRYTDKTILNHFDILVKPGDRIGIIGRNGTGKSTLLNILAKKIPLDDGEFIMGQTVKIAYYTQESEDMDENKRMIEYIKETAEIVETSDGKTISAAQMLERFLFPPYSHGTPIRKLSGGEKRRLYLLKLLMTAPNVLMLDEPTNDLDTQTLTVLEDYLDEFPGVVITVSHDRYFLDKVVEQLLVLRGEGIIDSFYGNYTEYLEKETTLEVQKTNTGLTQPVKTPEKEKKKNMTYMEKKELGEIDEVIAKTESRLEEVAELMANIGSDFTKAQELMKQEAELNEKLEQLIERWSYLSELAEKE, encoded by the coding sequence ATGAAAATGCTCACTGTAGAGAATGTTTCGAAAACGTATGGCGAGAAACAACTCTTTAACAATATATCATTTACAATCAGTGAAAAAGAGCGTGTTGGTTTAATCGGAATAAATGGAACCGGGAAATCCTCCTTACTAAGTATTATCGCTGGTTTGGATCAGGCGGATGAGGGAAAAATTATCGCTGGGAAAGATTATTCTATTTCGTTCTTAAATCAACAGCCAGACTTGGATGCTAGTAAAACAGTACTTGAGCAAGTTTTTCATGGCGAAGCACCAATATTAAAGCTAATGCGTGAATATGAAAAAACTTTGTTATTACTTGACACAGCTCCAAACGACACGTCTATACAAGAAGAACTTTTTCAATTACATAAACAAATGGATGCATTAAATGCATGGGATGCGAGTACGAATGCCAAGTCAATCTTAATGAAATTAGGAATTGAAGATTTTACAAAGAAAATTGGCGAGCTTTCTGGCGGACAAAAAAAGCGGGTTTCTTTAGCGCAAGTATTAATTGAAGAGCCAGATTTACTAATATTAGATGAACCAACAAACCATCTCGATTTTGATTCTGTCAAATGGCTGGAAGATTATTTAAGGAGATATAGCGGATCCATCCTTTTGGTTACACATGATCGTTACTTTTTAGATCGTGTGGCTAATAGAATGTTTGAATTGGATGGTGGAAATCTTTATAGCTATAAGGGCAACTATGCAGCCTTTTTAGAAGCGAAGGCCATTCGTGAAGAGAATGAAGCGGCAACTTTTGAAAAAAGAAAGAATCTTTTCAGACGTGAGCTTGAATGGATGAGACGTGGTGCAAAAGCAAGAACAACCAAGCAAAAGGCTAGAATACAACGTTTTGAAGATCTTGATGATAAGCTTTCAAGTGGAAAATCGACAGGCGAGAAGCTTGATATTTCTTTGCATGGAAGCAGGCTTGGTAAACAGGTTTTTGAACTAAAGAACGCATCTAAGAGATATACGGATAAAACAATCTTGAATCACTTTGATATACTAGTAAAACCGGGTGACAGGATTGGGATTATTGGACGAAATGGTACGGGAAAATCAACACTATTAAATATACTTGCAAAAAAAATTCCGCTTGATGATGGAGAATTCATCATGGGGCAAACCGTCAAAATCGCTTACTATACACAAGAAAGCGAAGATATGGATGAAAATAAGCGGATGATTGAATACATTAAGGAAACGGCCGAAATTGTTGAAACATCGGATGGAAAGACGATTTCTGCCGCTCAAATGCTGGAACGTTTTCTATTCCCGCCATATTCTCATGGAACACCTATTCGAAAGCTATCAGGTGGAGAAAAACGACGACTATATTTATTGAAGCTTTTAATGACAGCACCAAATGTTCTTATGCTAGATGAACCGACCAATGATTTGGATACACAAACATTAACCGTTTTAGAAGATTATCTTGATGAATTTCCAGGAGTGGTTATTACAGTCTCCCATGATCGTTACTTCCTGGATAAGGTGGTTGAACAGCTTCTTGTGTTACGAGGTGAAGGGATTATTGATTCTTTCTACGGGAATTATACAGAATACCTTGAAAAAGAAACTACTTTAGAAGTCCAAAAAACGAATACTGGACTAACCCAGCCTGTTAAAACTCCAGAAAAAGAAAAAAAGAAGAACATGACCTATATGGAGAAAAAGGAATTGGGAGAAATAGATGAAGTAATCGCAAAAACCGAATCACGCTTAGAAGAAGTAGCTGAGCTAATGGCGAATATTGGTAGTGATTTTACAAAAGCACAGGAATTAATGAAGCAGGAAGCAGAATTAAACGAAAAGCTTGAGCAATTAATTGAGCGCTGGTCGTACCTCTCAGAGCTTGCCGAAAAAGAATGA
- a CDS encoding conserved virulence factor C family protein, which translates to MKIKAIEPTPSPNTMKIILNQELPMGKSHNYKKENATDAPIIIQDILHIEGIKGVYHVADFLAVERNAKYDWKELLPKVRSAFGELDVEAADTRKVDEHFGEIKVEIQLFKDIPLQVKLSDGNTERRFGMPEYFLKAREQAQLPEDNYILLRKWKNEGVRYGEFEQIGQDVVEELIAAYPIERIEELVEKAQSNEPIIEQKTRPIRKKVTAEDLNHPDWQIRYKALEQMEDPELQDLPILEKAILDEKPSIRRLATVYLGMIKEKEVLPLLYKALKDKTVTVRRTAGDCLSDLGFQEAQGEMINALKDQSKLVRWRAAMFLYEVGDEKALAALKAAEKDQEFEVSLQVKMAIERIEGGEEARGSVWKQMTEARKNEE; encoded by the coding sequence TTGAAAATTAAGGCGATTGAACCAACGCCAAGTCCAAATACGATGAAGATAATTTTAAATCAAGAACTCCCAATGGGAAAAAGTCATAACTATAAAAAAGAAAACGCAACTGATGCACCAATCATCATACAGGATATCTTACACATTGAGGGCATCAAGGGCGTCTATCATGTGGCAGATTTTCTTGCTGTTGAAAGAAACGCGAAATACGATTGGAAGGAATTATTGCCAAAGGTCCGATCTGCCTTTGGTGAACTGGATGTAGAGGCGGCAGATACGAGAAAAGTGGATGAACACTTTGGTGAAATAAAGGTTGAAATTCAACTATTTAAAGATATTCCGTTGCAAGTGAAGCTGTCAGATGGTAACACTGAGCGCAGATTCGGGATGCCGGAATATTTCTTAAAAGCAAGAGAACAAGCACAGCTTCCTGAAGATAATTATATTCTCCTTAGAAAATGGAAGAATGAAGGGGTTCGTTACGGGGAATTTGAGCAAATTGGACAGGATGTGGTAGAAGAATTAATTGCAGCCTATCCTATTGAACGAATTGAAGAACTAGTCGAAAAAGCACAGTCAAATGAACCAATCATAGAACAAAAGACTAGACCTATTCGAAAGAAAGTAACGGCTGAGGATTTAAATCATCCTGATTGGCAGATCCGTTACAAGGCACTAGAACAAATGGAGGATCCTGAGTTGCAGGATTTACCAATACTCGAAAAAGCTATATTAGATGAGAAGCCATCTATTCGGAGACTTGCAACTGTATACCTTGGTATGATTAAAGAAAAGGAAGTTTTACCTCTCCTATATAAGGCACTTAAAGATAAGACTGTAACAGTCAGACGAACAGCAGGCGATTGTTTATCTGATTTAGGCTTCCAAGAAGCACAAGGAGAGATGATAAACGCACTGAAGGACCAAAGTAAATTAGTTCGTTGGCGGGCTGCAATGTTTTTATATGAGGTTGGAGATGAAAAGGCACTAGCTGCTTTAAAGGCTGCTGAGAAAGATCAGGAATTTGAAGTGAGTTTGCAAGTGAAAATGGCCATCGAACGTATTGAAGGTGGAGAAGAAGCAAGAGGTTCTGTTTGGAAGCAAATGACAGAAGCGAGAAAAAACGAGGAATAA
- a CDS encoding BrxA/BrxB family bacilliredoxin, translated as MSNAYEEYMKQMVLPMRQELTRAGFAELQSAEEVEGFMENVSGTTLVVVNSVCGCAAGLARPAATQAVLNSEKKPDHLVTVFAGQDKEATARMREFFEGIEPSSPSMALLKDNKVVHFIPRHDIEGMPMEMVMQNVMSALEAHC; from the coding sequence ATGTCAAATGCATATGAAGAATATATGAAACAAATGGTTTTACCTATGCGCCAAGAGTTGACTAGAGCAGGGTTCGCAGAGCTACAATCAGCAGAAGAAGTTGAGGGATTTATGGAAAATGTAAGTGGTACGACACTTGTAGTGGTGAATTCAGTATGTGGTTGTGCGGCTGGTTTAGCGCGTCCTGCAGCAACTCAAGCTGTATTAAATAGTGAAAAAAAACCTGACCATTTAGTTACTGTTTTTGCTGGACAGGATAAAGAAGCTACTGCTAGAATGCGTGAGTTCTTTGAGGGGATTGAGCCATCTTCACCATCAATGGCACTGTTAAAGGATAACAAGGTAGTTCATTTTATTCCAAGACATGATATTGAAGGTATGCCAATGGAAATGGTTATGCAAAATGTAATGAGTGCACTAGAAGCACATTGCTAA
- a CDS encoding class I SAM-dependent methyltransferase produces MFITTAGRTNQQMIENAIHTAKTLEVPYVPRRKKSISLLQEEWESGCLVVGKERIELFEKGSTQPFFFHPNSAMFRIKRLLQGDHDPFADIAQLSKGMTVLDCTLGLSSDAIVASFLVGEEGKVIGIEGQKYLAFIVQKGLQTWDSSLESMNGAMERIEVVHSSSLDYLKNQPNESVDCVYFDPMFEESVLESDGIKALGQFAVYDDLTEELLQEANRVAKTRIILKDHYKSTRFEKYGFQVARRKTSKFHFGVIDK; encoded by the coding sequence ATGTTTATAACTACTGCAGGAAGAACAAATCAGCAAATGATTGAAAATGCTATTCATACAGCAAAAACTTTAGAAGTACCCTATGTGCCAAGAAGAAAGAAATCCATATCTCTTTTACAGGAAGAATGGGAGAGTGGATGTCTTGTGGTAGGAAAGGAAAGAATTGAACTATTTGAAAAAGGGAGCACGCAGCCCTTCTTCTTCCATCCTAATTCAGCAATGTTCAGGATTAAGCGGTTGTTACAAGGGGATCACGATCCTTTTGCAGATATTGCTCAGCTTTCAAAAGGAATGACCGTGTTGGATTGCACACTTGGACTTTCATCAGATGCCATTGTAGCAAGCTTCCTCGTTGGGGAAGAAGGGAAGGTGATAGGAATAGAAGGGCAAAAATATTTGGCTTTCATTGTTCAGAAGGGGCTCCAAACATGGGATTCTAGTTTGGAAAGTATGAATGGGGCAATGGAAAGAATTGAAGTCGTTCATTCTTCTTCACTTGATTATTTAAAGAATCAGCCAAATGAATCTGTAGATTGTGTTTATTTTGACCCAATGTTTGAGGAAAGTGTCCTAGAGTCGGATGGAATAAAGGCTTTAGGTCAATTTGCAGTGTACGACGATTTAACAGAAGAATTGTTACAGGAAGCAAATAGGGTAGCTAAAACTCGAATTATATTAAAGGATCATTATAAAAGTACCCGATTTGAAAAATACGGTTTTCAAGTAGCTAGGAGAAAAACCTCTAAATTTCACTTTGGTGTGATTGATAAATAA
- a CDS encoding YpjP family protein — protein sequence MNKWLRKPLFVLISILTFGLVTPTQLMNSVYAENFKDIDAFEATADRNITRQNEFYEESEFNREEFMEQLIKQAEIQSYQKFGTKIKPVIEDEFREVILPNIELAIAQTADQFPEEDLKNLTISEQPGSGLSEKIFNIKSRLTGEDILRFHVRRDNPPQAGYWFNFHYHTIYDGYQSHYELGTIYWAKNTPPKWMS from the coding sequence ATGAACAAGTGGCTTCGTAAACCGTTATTTGTATTAATTTCTATTTTAACCTTTGGTCTTGTTACACCAACACAACTAATGAATTCTGTATATGCGGAGAACTTCAAAGACATAGATGCTTTTGAAGCGACGGCAGATAGAAATATTACTCGACAAAATGAATTTTATGAAGAATCAGAGTTTAACCGGGAAGAGTTTATGGAACAATTAATAAAGCAGGCAGAAATTCAGTCTTACCAAAAGTTTGGAACAAAAATTAAGCCTGTAATAGAAGATGAATTTCGCGAAGTTATTTTGCCTAATATTGAATTGGCCATTGCACAAACGGCTGACCAATTCCCAGAAGAGGATTTGAAGAACCTTACCATTTCTGAACAGCCAGGTTCTGGTCTTTCAGAAAAAATATTTAATATTAAAAGCCGCTTAACAGGGGAAGATATTTTACGTTTCCATGTTAGACGTGACAATCCACCACAAGCAGGTTACTGGTTTAATTTTCATTATCATACCATTTATGACGGCTATCAAAGCCATTATGAATTAGGAACAATCTATTGGGCTAAAAACACACCTCCTAAGTGGATGAGTTAG
- a CDS encoding TerD family protein, which translates to MAVSLSKGQKVDLTKTNPGLTNVVVGLGWDTNKYDGGNDFDLDSSVFLLGENGKVTNETDFVFYNNPQGANGAVVHTGDNRTGAGDGDDEQVKINLTTVPANVQRIAFTITIHDADSRNQNFGQVSNSYARIFNEATGEELIRYDLGEDFSIETAIVVGELYRHNGEWKFSAIGSGYQGGLAALATDFGLSVG; encoded by the coding sequence ATGGCAGTAAGTTTATCAAAAGGTCAAAAAGTTGATTTAACAAAAACAAATCCAGGATTAACGAATGTTGTAGTTGGACTTGGTTGGGACACTAATAAATATGACGGCGGAAATGACTTTGACTTGGATTCATCTGTTTTCCTTTTAGGAGAAAACGGAAAAGTTACCAATGAAACTGATTTTGTTTTTTACAATAATCCGCAAGGAGCAAACGGGGCCGTTGTACATACTGGTGACAATCGCACAGGTGCTGGTGATGGTGATGACGAACAGGTGAAAATTAATCTAACAACAGTTCCAGCAAACGTTCAGCGTATTGCGTTTACAATAACGATCCATGATGCTGACAGCAGAAACCAAAATTTTGGTCAGGTTTCTAACTCCTATGCACGAATTTTTAATGAAGCAACAGGAGAAGAATTAATTCGCTATGATTTAGGGGAAGATTTCTCAATTGAAACTGCGATTGTTGTTGGAGAGTTGTATCGTCATAACGGTGAATGGAAATTTAGTGCAATCGGCAGTGGTTATCAAGGTGGTTTAGCAGCACTTGCAACTGACTTTGGTTTATCTGTAGGTTAA
- a CDS encoding TerC family protein yields MSVLNHILDTYSQFFNWSMWAEVLTNPVSWGLIGTLVILEGLLSADNALVLAVMVKHLPPEKRKKALFYGLLGAYAFRFIAIGIGVFLIKLWWVKILGAGYLAWLSIKYFIDKRKGSEEGDEESEGLNQSGLLIRLFGTFWGTVVAVELMDIAFSVDSVLAAFGVSEQVWVLLVGGMLGVLMMRGVAGVFLTLIDRVPELETTAYILILIIALKMLLAVFHIDMGHLTFFIILLVTFGATFVVHFMNKKKEESKGN; encoded by the coding sequence ATGTCTGTTTTAAATCATATCTTAGACACGTATTCTCAATTTTTTAATTGGAGTATGTGGGCAGAAGTATTAACAAATCCCGTAAGCTGGGGCTTGATTGGTACACTTGTTATTCTAGAAGGCTTACTATCAGCTGATAACGCGCTTGTTCTAGCAGTAATGGTTAAGCACTTGCCACCTGAAAAACGAAAGAAAGCTCTATTCTATGGACTATTAGGTGCCTATGCTTTCCGTTTTATTGCAATCGGAATTGGAGTATTCCTGATTAAGCTTTGGTGGGTAAAAATATTGGGAGCAGGCTATCTTGCATGGTTATCAATCAAGTACTTTATTGATAAACGAAAAGGCTCTGAAGAGGGCGATGAAGAGTCTGAGGGGTTAAATCAAAGTGGTTTACTCATTCGCTTATTTGGTACCTTCTGGGGAACAGTTGTAGCGGTTGAATTAATGGATATTGCCTTCTCTGTGGACAGTGTTCTAGCTGCCTTTGGAGTAAGTGAACAGGTTTGGGTATTACTAGTTGGAGGTATGCTTGGCGTATTAATGATGCGAGGAGTTGCAGGTGTATTCTTAACATTGATAGACCGCGTACCTGAACTTGAAACAACAGCATATATCTTAATTCTTATCATTGCCTTAAAGATGCTTCTAGCTGTATTCCATATAGATATGGGACATTTAACGTTCTTTATTATCCTATTAGTGACATTCGGAGCTACATTTGTCGTTCACTTTATGAATAAAAAGAAAGAAGAAAGTAAAGGCAATTAA
- a CDS encoding HpcH/HpaI aldolase/citrate lyase family protein: MNFFTYFYEEELNRFFYKRPQTFNKYFNRELLSYGLGATLYMPATRPNIHQEILSKKHEGLTSLVIDLEDAVGDNEVDRAEMLLMTELLKLYGELNKGFLNFVDLPLMFIRVRNLEQFKRVNEQLGEATKLLTGVVLPKFTAECGEELLTEVLKVHTNEHPFYAMPILETATVIQKETRMEELMNIKHLLDRYKGNILNVRIGATDFCGLYGIRRSADTTVYDIAVLRDCISDIINVFQRFDCPYVVSGPVWEYFSAKKRMLKPQLRQTPFRERYGDEGLKWRAKLIDENTDGFIREVLMDIANGLTGKTIIHPSHIKIVQALNVVSYEEYMDAKNIIEAATGDIGVFKSDFSNKMNEIKPHYYWAKKMILKSQLYGVLHEEFTTIDLIKKEVYV; this comes from the coding sequence ATGAATTTTTTTACCTATTTCTATGAGGAGGAGCTTAATCGTTTCTTCTATAAAAGACCCCAAACCTTTAATAAATACTTTAATCGTGAGCTGTTGTCATATGGATTAGGAGCAACACTTTACATGCCGGCAACACGTCCAAACATCCATCAAGAGATTCTTTCAAAAAAGCATGAGGGATTAACCTCGCTTGTTATCGATCTTGAAGATGCAGTGGGTGATAACGAGGTTGATAGAGCAGAAATGCTTCTTATGACTGAGTTGCTTAAACTGTACGGAGAATTGAATAAAGGATTTTTAAATTTTGTAGACTTACCGTTGATGTTTATAAGGGTTCGTAATTTAGAACAATTTAAAAGGGTGAATGAACAATTAGGAGAAGCGACCAAGCTTCTTACAGGGGTCGTTTTACCAAAGTTCACTGCAGAATGTGGTGAAGAGTTATTAACTGAGGTCCTAAAAGTTCATACAAACGAGCACCCCTTTTATGCAATGCCAATCCTAGAGACAGCAACAGTCATCCAAAAGGAAACAAGAATGGAAGAATTAATGAATATTAAGCACCTACTCGACCGGTATAAGGGAAATATTCTGAATGTTCGAATAGGGGCGACTGACTTCTGTGGGTTATATGGGATTAGAAGAAGTGCTGACACAACCGTATATGATATTGCTGTATTAAGAGATTGCATTTCAGATATAATAAATGTTTTTCAGAGATTTGATTGCCCATATGTTGTATCAGGGCCGGTATGGGAATACTTTTCTGCTAAAAAAAGAATGTTAAAGCCTCAGCTAAGGCAAACCCCTTTCCGTGAAAGATATGGTGATGAAGGGCTGAAGTGGAGAGCTAAATTAATAGATGAGAACACAGATGGTTTCATTCGGGAAGTCCTTATGGATATCGCAAACGGTTTGACTGGAAAGACGATTATCCATCCATCACATATTAAAATAGTTCAAGCTCTTAATGTAGTTTCCTATGAGGAATATATGGATGCGAAAAATATAATTGAAGCAGCAACGGGAGACATTGGAGTATTTAAGAGCGACTTTTCTAATAAAATGAATGAGATAAAGCCTCACTATTATTGGGCAAAAAAAATGATCTTAAAATCACAGCTTTACGGGGTGTTACATGAAGAATTCACAACCATTGACCTTATCAAAAAAGAAGTATACGTTTAA